Proteins encoded by one window of Anopheles maculipalpis chromosome 2RL, idAnoMacuDA_375_x, whole genome shotgun sequence:
- the LOC126557375 gene encoding uncharacterized protein LOC126557375, which produces MYQCRKFTRRNLLFLLTIGVVYLLLDHYFNGEDYGDNREKLVLIEESIKSLANQGACKMPSLPVDSPEMLSFLKDEQPIECGSELQDWVACEKSVCNVKPEVIKEKGKITCDYADILRKSDFKLSFGETTRTSGSYTLQGSDFVRAKCWTDSRTERWQGLLIGIRQDEQIRARPSWNKESALNVLMLGFDSLSRNAFQRKLPKAHKYLTKILGADVLQGYNIVGDGTPQALIPLLTGFTELELPDTRRRMKNTEYVNVYPMIWQEYEKYGYVTAFNEDVPNIGTFSYRLNGFDEQPTDHYMRTYYLAIEAYLSYYKRLCIGAKARHKVMLDYTHDFMTNYHPSKPRFVFSFHGELSHDSINLIGVADTDLTNWLVELKKSGVLNSTILVVMSDHGNRFAEVRNTLQGKQEERLPFFSFAFPDWFKTHYKEQYDNFRQNLDRLVTPFDIHETLQDILTLQTLKAKQKPTVSRAISLFDVIPQNRSCADAYIEPHWCACLNWQPINDTTSSEEVFRSAKTIVDTINHHTERHRGICALLTLDEIRWAARLQPHEGLVRFKQNRDTDGFLGDFSSDAIRVPHDMYQVKLVTNPSKAIYEASVLHDRANNRYRVKLGDISRINKYAEQANCIYDRDPEMRKFCYCKDDH; this is translated from the exons ATGTACCAGTGTCGAAAGTTTACGCGAAGAAATCTGCTCTTTCTGCTGACGATCGGTGTCGTTTATTTGCTGCTCGATCACTACTTCAATGGCGAGGATTATGGAGATAACAGGGAAAAACT AGTCCTGATCGAAGAATCGATTAAATCGCTTGCCAACCAGGGTGCTTGCAAGATGCCAAGTTTACCGGTGGACTCGCCGGAAATGTTGAGCTTTTTGAAGGACGAACAACCCATCGAGTGTGGAAGCGAACTCCAAGACTGGGTCGCATGTGAG AAATCGGTTTGTAATGTAAAGCCAGAGGTTATCAAGGAAAAGGGTAAAATTACCTGTGACTATGCAGACATCCTGCGGAAGAGCGATTTTAAGCTATCGTTCGGAGAGACGACACGTACATCAGGCAGCTACACACTGCAGGGCAGTGACTTCGTGCGTGCCAAGTGTTGGACGGACAGCCGTACCGAACGGTGGCAAGGCTTGCTGATAGGTATCCGGCAGGATGAACAGATACGGGCACGGCCCAGCTGGAACAAGGAATCGGCTCTGAACGTGCTGATGCTTGGGTTTGATTCGCTCAGCCGCAACGCATTTCAACGTAAGCTGCCGAAGGCTCACAAATACCTCACAAAAATTCTCGGAGCGGATGTACTGCAGGGGTATAACATTGTTGGCGATGGGACACCGCAGGCGCTGATCCCACTGCTGACCGGGTTCACTGAGCTAGAGCTGCCCGATACAAGGCGCCGTATGAAGAACACTGAGTACGTGAATGTGTATCCAATGATCTGGCAGGAGTACGAGAAGTATGGCTACGTGACGGCGTTCAATGAGGACGTACCGAACATAGGCACGTTTTCCTATCGGTTGAATGGGTTCGACGAGCAACCAACTGATCACTACATGCGCACGTACTACCTGGCGATTGAGGCGTACTTGAGCTACTACAAGCGGTTGTGCATTGGGGCAAAAGCGCGCCATAAGGTGATGCTGGACTATACGCACGACTTTATGACAAACTATCATCCCAGTAAACCGCGCTTTGTGTTCAGTTTCCATGGAGAACTATCCCATGATTCAATCAATTTGATCGGTGTAGCCGATACGGATTTGACCAACTGGTTGGTGGAATTGAAAAAGTCAGGTGTGCTGAATAGTACGATACTGGTGGTGATGTCTGACCATGGAAACCGTTTTGCCGAGGTGCGCAATACGCTGCAGGGTAAGCAGGAAGAACGATTGCCATTCTTTAGTTTCGCCTTTCCCGACTGGTTCAAAACGCACTACAAGGAGCAGTATGACAATTTCCGCCAGAATCTCGATCGACTCGTAACACCGTTTGATATCCATGAAACACTACAAGATATCTTAA CTCTTCAAACGCtcaaagccaaacaaaaaccaaccgtATCACGTGCCATCTCGCTGTTTGACGTCATACCCCAGAATCGGTCGTGTGCGGATGCTTATATCGAGCCACACTGGTGTGCTTGCTTAAACTGGCAACCGATTAACGATACGACCTCATCGGAGGAAGTGTTCCGTTCTGCGAAAACCATCGTTGATACGATCAATCACCACACCGAGCGACATCGAGGCATCTGTGCGTTACTTACGCTAGACGAAATTCGATGGGCAGCCCGTTTGCAACCGCACGAAGGATTGGTACGTTTCAAGCAGAATCGCGACACGGACGGATTTCTTGGCGATTTTTCGTCCGACGCGATACGCGTACCGCACGACATGTACCAGGTGAAGCTCGTTACCAATCCTAGCAAAGCGATCTATGAAGCGAGCGTACTACACGACCGGGCCAACAATCGATACAGGGTGAAGCTGGGTGATATTTCGCGCATCAACAAGTACGCCGAACAGGCCAACTGCATTTACGATCGGGATCCGGAGATGCGCAAATTTTGCTACTGCAAGGACGACCATTGA
- the LOC126557912 gene encoding eukaryotic translation initiation factor 2 subunit 3-like translates to MSSGDQQMSTATTGQPHLQQQDLSKLDITKLTPLSPEVISRQATINIGTIGHVAHGKSTVVKAISGVQTVRFKNELERNITIKLGYANAKIYKCDNPKCLRPTCFTSGGSSKDDSFPCYRPACTGRFQLVRHVSFVDCPGHDILMATMLNGAAVMDAALLLIAGNESCPQPQTSEHLAAIEIMKLKHIIILQNKIDLVKDTQAKEQYEQIVKFVQGTVAEGAPIIPISAQLKYNIEVLCEYITKKIPIPPRNFIDAPRLIVIRSFDVNKPGCEVNDLKGGVAGGSILQGVLKVGQEIEVRPGLVSKDAEGRLTCKPIFSKIVSLYTEQNELQFAVPGGLIGVGTKIEPTLCRADRLVGQVLGAVGALPNIFIELEVSYYLLKRLLGVRTEGDKKGAKVQKLVRHEMLLVNIGSLSTGGRVVATRADLAKIALTNPVCTEKNEKIALSRRVENHWRLIGWGQIRGGTVIEPLKEN, encoded by the exons ATGTCCTCCGGTGATCAGCAAATGTCCACCGCCACTACAGGGCAACCGCATTTACAGCAGCAGGACCTCTCGAAGTTG gATATTACCAAGCTAACGCCACTATCGCCGGAAGTTATATCCCGACAGGCTACAATTAACATTGGCACCATCGGCCATGTCGCGCACGGTAAATCGACCGTCGTGAAAGCCATCTCAGGCGTGCAGACTGTTCGTTTTAAGAACGAACTGGAGCGCAACATTACGATTAAACTGG GTTATGCTAACGCGAAGATCTACAAGTGTGACAATCCAAAATGCCTCCGACCGACGTGCTTCACGTCCGGCGGTTCCAGCAAGGACGATAGCTTCCCCTGCTACCGGCCGGCCTGTACCGGACGCTTCCAACTGGTACGCCATGTCAGCTTTGTCGATTGCCCCGGTCACGACATCCTTATGGCAACCATGTTGAACGGTGCCGCCGTCATGGACGCGGCCCTTTTGCTGATTGCGGGCAACGAATCCTGTCCGCAGCCTCAAACGTCGGAGCATTTGGCCGCCATTGAGATCATGAAGCTGAAGCACATCATCAtcctgcagaacaagatcgaTCTGGTGAAGGATACGCAGGCGAAGGAGCAGTACGAACAGATCGTAAAGTTCGTGCAGGGCACGGTGGCGGAAGGTGCCCCCATCATTCCGATTTCCGCCCAGCTTAAGTACAACATTGAGGTGCTGTGCGAGTACATCACGAAGAAGATTCCCATTCCGCCGCGTAACTTTATCGATGCGCCGCGCCTGATCGTGATCCGTTCGTTCGACGTAAACAAACCGGGATGCGAGGTGAACGATCTGAAGGGTGGCGTTGCTGGTGGTTCGATCCTGCAGGGTGTGCTGAAGGTTGGCCAGGAGATCGAGGTACGTCCGGGGTTGGTGAGCAAGGATGCGGAGGGCCGGTTGACGTGTAAACCGATCTTCTCGAAGATTGTTTCGCTGTACACCGAACAAAACGAGCTGCAGTTTGCTGTGCCCGGTGGTCTGATCGGTGTCGGTACCAAGATCGAACCGACGCTTTGTCGTGCGGATCGTTTGGTGGGTCAAGTGTTGGGTGCGGTCGGTGCATTGCCCAACATCTTCATCGAACTGGAAGTATCGTACTATCTGCTGAAACGTTTGCTGGGTGTCCGTACCGAAGGTGACAAGAAGGGTGCCAAGGTGCAGAAGCTTGTTCGGCATGAAATGTTGCTCGTCAACATTGGTTCGCTCAGTACCGGTGGTCGCGTCGTTGCAACACGTGCTGATTTGGCCAAGATCGCCCTCACGAATCCGGTGTGTACGGAGAAGAACGAAAAGATTGCGCTCAGTCGACGTGTGGAGAACCATTGGCG TTTGATTGGATGGGGACAGATTCGCGGCGGTACCGTCATTGAGCCACTGAAGGAAAACTAA
- the LOC126558861 gene encoding protein SET, translating into MASTAKKAKKTADALIDEPEALEAVDSCQNDIDALNEQASEEILKVEQKYNEKRKPLYQKRNEYIKRIPTFWMTAIMNHPQISSILEQEEEDCLQYLEKLEVEEFEDIKSGYRILFHFEENPFFENLVLTKEFKLGSNGESPSSTSTAIKWKPDHDLTKVLPKKMDSNRRKRGLENRTFFDWFTDNNDPINDDIAELIKDDLWPNPLQYYLVPDIEVEPEDDEDGEGGDEEFGEEGDEEEVDEVEDEEEKTS; encoded by the exons ATGGCTTCGACGGCTaagaaagcgaagaaaacggcagACGCACTGATCGATGAGCCGGAGGCACTGGAGGCGGTGGACAGTTGCCAGAATGACATCGATGCCCTAAACGAGCAAGCAAGTGAGGAAATTCTGAAGGTAGAACAGAAGTACAACGAGAAACGGAAGCCGCTGTACCAGAAGCGGAACGAGTACATCAAGCGTATTCCCACCTTCTGGATGACGGCTATTATGAATCACCCACAAATATCCAGCATTCTGGAGCAGGAGGAAGAGGATTGCCTACAGTACCTCGAGAAGCTGGAGGTGGAAGAGTTTGAAGACATCAAGAGCGGATACCgaattttgttccatttcgagGAAAATCCATTCTTCGAAAATTTGGTACTCACCAAGGAGTTTAAGTTGGGCTCGAATGGAG AAAGTCCTTCCTCGACGAGCACTGCGATCAAGTGGAAACCGGACCACGATCTGACTAAAGTGCTGCCCAAGAAGATGGATAGTAACCGCCGGAAGCGGGGCCTGGAAAATAGAACCTTTTTCGATTGGTTTACCGATAATAATGATCCCATCAACGATGACATTGCCGAGCTGATCAAGGATGATCTGTGGCCGAACCCGTTACAGTACTATCTGGTGCCGGATATCGAAGTCGAACCGGAAGACGACGAAGATGGGGAGGGTGGTGACGAAGAGTTTGGGGAAGAAGGGGATGAGGAGGAGGTAGATGAGGTGGAAGATGAAGAGGAAAAGACATCTTAG
- the LOC126558918 gene encoding ATP synthase subunit O, mitochondrial isoform X1: MTYGATPFPCNLTKTIVSKLSYPIRIDIAKMAASGKLSVLARQLSTSSVAAQLVKPPVQVFGLEGRYACALYSAASKTKALDAVEKDLKGLQTQMRSDPKMRDLLRDPTTKRNVKAAALKDVAAKVKFNAATGNLLTLLAENGRLGRLDGIINAFSLIMAAERGEVVCEVKTAKPLDDGQRKQLENALKAFLKPNQTIQLTAQVDPALIGGMVVSIGDKYVDMSVASKIKKYTDIITMPV; this comes from the exons ATGACATATGGTGCGACCCCTTTTCCATGCAATTTGACGAAAACAATCGTCTCGAAATTGTCTTATCCTATCCGCATCGACATAGCGAAAATGGCAGCCTCCGGAAAACTCTCTGTACTG GCTCGTCAACTGAGTACCAGCTCGGTCGCCGCACAGCTGGTCAAACCACCGGTGCAAGTATTTGGTCTGGAGGGTCGCTATGCCTGTGCCCTCTATTCGGCTGCCTCGAAGACGAAGGCGCTGGATGCGGTCGAGAAGGACCTGAAGGGACTGCAGACCCAGATGCGCTCGGATCCGAAGATGCGCGATCTGCTGCGTGATCCGACCACGAAGCGTAACGTCAAGGCCGCCGCACTGAAGGATGTTGCAGCGAAGGTTAAGTTCAACGCTGCCACCGGCAATCTGCTGACTTTGTTGGCCGAAAATGGTCGCCTCGGTCGTCTGGACGGTATCATCAATGCATTCAGCCTGATTATGGCTGCCGAGCGTGGTGAGGTGGTGTGCGAGGTGAAGACTGCCAAACCGCTGGACGATGGACAGCGTAAGCAGCTGGAAAATGCGCTTAAG GCATTCCTCAAGCCGAACCAAACCATCCAGCTGACGGCTCAGGTTGACCCAGCGCTGATCGGTGGTATGGTGGTATCGATCGGTGATAAGTACGTCGATATGAGCGTGGCCAGCAAAATCAAGAAGTACACCGACATCATTACGATGCCCGTCTAA
- the LOC126558918 gene encoding ATP synthase subunit O, mitochondrial isoform X2 translates to MRSDPKMRDLLRDPTTKRNVKAAALKDVAAKVKFNAATGNLLTLLAENGRLGRLDGIINAFSLIMAAERGEVVCEVKTAKPLDDGQRKQLENALKAFLKPNQTIQLTAQVDPALIGGMVVSIGDKYVDMSVASKIKKYTDIITMPV, encoded by the exons ATGCGCTCGGATCCGAAGATGCGCGATCTGCTGCGTGATCCGACCACGAAGCGTAACGTCAAGGCCGCCGCACTGAAGGATGTTGCAGCGAAGGTTAAGTTCAACGCTGCCACCGGCAATCTGCTGACTTTGTTGGCCGAAAATGGTCGCCTCGGTCGTCTGGACGGTATCATCAATGCATTCAGCCTGATTATGGCTGCCGAGCGTGGTGAGGTGGTGTGCGAGGTGAAGACTGCCAAACCGCTGGACGATGGACAGCGTAAGCAGCTGGAAAATGCGCTTAAG GCATTCCTCAAGCCGAACCAAACCATCCAGCTGACGGCTCAGGTTGACCCAGCGCTGATCGGTGGTATGGTGGTATCGATCGGTGATAAGTACGTCGATATGAGCGTGGCCAGCAAAATCAAGAAGTACACCGACATCATTACGATGCCCGTCTAA
- the LOC126558537 gene encoding elongation of very long chain fatty acids protein: MELITNVHQGWRYLMDELSDPRTRDWPLMSSPFPTIGISLCYAYFVKVLGPKLMENRKPFELRKVLIVYNFLQVLFSTWLFYEACVSGWLAGYSLRCQPVDYSRSPMAMRMASGCWWYYFSKFTEFFDTIFFVMRKRYDQVSTLHVIHHGIMPASVWWGVKFTPGGHSSFFGLLNTLVHIVMYTYYMLAAMGPKVQKYLWWKKYLTVFQMVQFILVMAHAFQLLIWNECNYPIAFAYFIGAHAVMFYFLFSNFYKQAYTVRKQAKKEKAEQMALTNGNLESVPNKNISNGHANTHSNGKPDFYQTIDKTMEDSYSTTRHRAFVGFGSN, translated from the exons ATGGAGCTTATCACAAACGTACACCAGGGCTGGCGGTATTTGATGGACGAACTATCGGATCCAAGGACGCGCGATTGGCCCCTGATGAGTTCACCCTTTCCCACCATTGGAATTAGTTTGTGTTATGCTTATTTCGTTAAG GTTCTTGGCCCTAAGCTGATGGAAAACAGGAAACCCTTCGAACTGCGAAAGGTACTGATCGTGTACAACTTCTTGCAAGTGCTATTCAGTACGTGGCTGTTTTATGAG GCATGCGTTTCCGGATGGTTGGCCGGGTACAGTCTGCGCTGTCAGCCAGTGGATTACTCCCGCTCACCAATGGCCATGAGG ATGGCATCCGGATGCTGGTGGTACTACTTCTCGAAGTTTACCGAGTTCTTCGACACCATTTTCTTTGTGATGCGCAAACGGTACGATCAGGTGTCGACCCTGCACGTCATCCATCACGGCATCATGCCCGCATCGGTCTGGTGGGGAGTTAAGTTTACGCCAG GTGGCCATAGTTCTTTCTTCGGACTGTTGAATACCTTGGTGCATATTGTAATGTACACGTACTACATGTTGGCTGCGATGGGACCAAAGGTACAGAAGTACCTCTGGTGGAAGAAATATCTCACAGTTTTCCAAATG GTTCAGTTCATTCTGGTGATGGCTCACGCCTTCCAGCTGCTGATCTGGAACGAGTGCAACTATCCGATCGCGTTCGCTTACTTCATCGGTGCTCACGCCGTTATGTTCTACTTCCTGTTCTCGAACTTCTACAAACAGGCGTACACCGTGCGAAAACAG gcaaagaaggaaaaggcTGAACAGATGGCACTCACCAACGGCAACCTCGAGTCGGTACCGAACAAGAACATCTCGAACGGACATGCGAACACGCACAGCAATGGCAAACCGGACTTTTATCAAACCATCGACAAAACGATGGAGGACAGCTACTCAACCACGCGGCATCGTGCTTTCGTCGGGTTCGGTAGTAATTAG